A window of Pusillimonas sp. T7-7 contains these coding sequences:
- a CDS encoding SDR family NAD(P)-dependent oxidoreductase, whose product MQNLMSLQDQVIIVTGAAQGIGQAVATAALAQGARVAVVDLKSEPIQALAAAHPDRVSAYVGSVSDLEFVSRSVQEVIERFGIIHGLVNNAGIGRPAMIEKMTLEQWQQVVDVHLTGSFLWLQAVGRTMLERKRAGDEAPASIVNVTSDAGRRGTIGQINYSAAKAGMLGLTMSAAREWAKHGIRTNSVSMGVVETPMTEVILGDRFRDGILAQIPMGRWSQPEEVAKSICFLLSDASSYIVGQHIGVNGGYHIAS is encoded by the coding sequence ATGCAAAACCTGATGTCTCTGCAAGACCAAGTGATTATTGTTACGGGTGCCGCTCAGGGCATAGGGCAGGCTGTTGCCACCGCAGCGCTGGCGCAGGGTGCCAGGGTTGCTGTTGTTGACCTCAAGTCAGAACCGATACAAGCGCTGGCTGCGGCTCACCCTGACCGCGTTTCAGCGTATGTAGGCAGCGTGTCGGATCTAGAGTTTGTAAGCCGGTCCGTTCAGGAGGTCATTGAGCGATTTGGGATTATTCATGGGCTGGTCAACAATGCAGGCATCGGTCGCCCGGCCATGATCGAAAAAATGACGCTGGAACAGTGGCAACAGGTAGTGGATGTGCACCTGACCGGCTCATTTCTTTGGTTGCAGGCCGTTGGCCGAACCATGCTTGAACGCAAGCGCGCTGGCGATGAAGCACCCGCCTCAATCGTAAATGTGACGTCAGATGCGGGGCGCCGTGGCACTATAGGGCAAATCAACTATTCTGCGGCAAAGGCAGGCATGCTGGGCCTGACCATGAGCGCAGCCCGTGAATGGGCGAAACATGGCATACGCACAAACTCGGTTTCAATGGGTGTTGTTGAAACCCCCATGACAGAAGTCATTCTGGGTGACCGGTTCCGCGACGGCATACTGGCGCAGATTCCGATGGGGCGCTGGTCACAACCAGAAGAGGTCGCCAAGTCGATTTGCTTCTTACTGTCAGATGCGTCGTCTTATATTGTTGGTCAGCATATTGGGGTGAATGGTGGCTATCACATTGCAAGTTGA
- a CDS encoding MaoC/PaaZ C-terminal domain-containing protein, giving the protein MAIDYDKALALDIPGIQYTYNEKDTILYALGIGFGDDPLNERQLAYVYENQLQAFPTMAVIQGFVSFRDLDLGIDYARIVHAGQELTIHKPLPVAATVFAKTTIREIIDRGQKGAMVYLDRAIYDTDGALLADVMMSVLCRADGGFGGPVTELPQPQAVPDRAPDTFCELTTTPQQALIYRLSGDVNPLHVDPEAARKAGFDKPILHGLATFGLVARGFVDASCAGDGGRLKSLAGRFSAPVFPGETVHVEVWKEEDCFSLRASVMQRNSIIFNNGRATIS; this is encoded by the coding sequence ATGGCAATCGACTATGACAAAGCACTGGCCCTAGACATCCCGGGGATCCAATACACGTACAACGAAAAAGACACAATTCTATATGCATTGGGCATCGGCTTCGGCGACGATCCTCTTAATGAGCGTCAGTTGGCGTATGTCTATGAGAATCAGTTACAGGCCTTCCCTACGATGGCTGTCATACAGGGGTTTGTATCGTTTCGTGATCTGGATCTGGGAATCGACTACGCACGCATCGTGCATGCGGGACAGGAGCTGACGATTCACAAACCATTGCCCGTGGCCGCTACAGTTTTCGCCAAGACTACCATCAGAGAGATTATAGACAGAGGTCAGAAGGGCGCCATGGTCTATCTGGATCGTGCCATCTATGACACTGACGGGGCTTTGCTTGCCGATGTAATGATGTCTGTACTATGCCGTGCCGATGGCGGTTTCGGTGGCCCAGTCACCGAGCTGCCGCAGCCTCAAGCGGTACCGGATCGTGCGCCCGATACCTTCTGCGAACTAACAACAACACCGCAACAGGCACTGATATACCGGCTGAGCGGTGATGTCAATCCGCTTCATGTCGATCCTGAAGCCGCGCGGAAAGCCGGTTTCGATAAACCCATCTTGCATGGGCTGGCGACTTTTGGACTGGTTGCGCGCGGCTTTGTAGATGCAAGTTGTGCTGGAGACGGCGGGCGGCTCAAATCGTTGGCGGGGCGATTTTCCGCTCCGGTATTCCCGGGCGAAACGGTCCACGTAGAGGTCTGGAAGGAGGAAGACTGCTTTAGTCTGCGTGCGTCTGTAATGCAGCGAAATAGCATCATCTTCAATAATGGCCGCGCCACGATTAGTTAG
- a CDS encoding tripartite tricarboxylate transporter substrate binding protein, with the protein MIRKLMKTLAVAGLMLTGHTAVSAYPDHVVKVVAPMSAGGGTDAVARLFAKKLEGELGQSVIVENKPGAGSQLGVEHVMNSRPDGYTLLFTSSSPLTLPYLRKTKFELNRDFTPIGQVGVGTFALVVNPKLPFNTAKEFLDAVKKNPGKYTYGSAGVGSAGHLAGELLQSRAGLEMVHIPFKSSGEISLALMGGQIDSSIDVLSVQKKQIEEGVVKGLATTGIERDPNLPNLPSLNETGAVPGGYEMTYWFAMFAPIDTPKDAVEKLRTAFASVMKDPEVVERVQAFSLIPSTLTPEQFAKNIEEQSKEWQEVITAAKITLEN; encoded by the coding sequence ATGATTCGAAAACTTATGAAAACACTGGCAGTGGCTGGTCTTATGCTTACAGGCCATACGGCCGTATCGGCATATCCTGACCATGTTGTGAAGGTTGTGGCGCCCATGAGTGCTGGCGGTGGTACAGACGCCGTCGCACGGCTTTTTGCCAAGAAGCTTGAGGGTGAACTTGGGCAGAGTGTGATTGTCGAGAACAAGCCTGGAGCGGGCAGTCAGCTGGGTGTTGAGCATGTGATGAACTCGCGCCCGGACGGTTATACCTTGCTGTTTACGTCGTCCAGCCCATTGACCCTTCCCTATCTGCGTAAAACAAAGTTTGAGTTGAACCGTGACTTTACGCCCATAGGCCAGGTAGGTGTTGGTACCTTTGCTTTGGTTGTGAATCCAAAATTGCCTTTCAACACCGCAAAAGAGTTTCTGGATGCTGTCAAGAAAAATCCAGGCAAGTACACCTATGGATCGGCAGGCGTGGGTTCGGCTGGCCACCTGGCTGGTGAGCTACTGCAGTCCCGCGCCGGGCTGGAGATGGTGCATATTCCATTTAAAAGCAGCGGTGAGATTTCGCTTGCTTTAATGGGCGGACAGATTGATTCCTCCATCGACGTCCTGTCGGTCCAGAAGAAGCAGATAGAAGAAGGTGTTGTGAAGGGGTTGGCCACCACCGGCATTGAACGGGACCCAAACCTGCCCAATTTGCCGTCGCTTAATGAGACCGGTGCAGTTCCGGGGGGATACGAAATGACGTACTGGTTTGCCATGTTTGCACCGATCGATACGCCCAAAGATGCCGTGGAAAAACTCCGTACCGCCTTTGCCAGTGTAATGAAGGATCCTGAGGTTGTAGAGCGTGTCCAGGCATTCAGCCTGATTCCATCCACATTGACCCCAGAGCAGTTTGCCAAGAATATCGAGGAACAATCCAAGGAGTGGCAGGAGGTCATTACTGCTGCAAAAATAACGCTTGAGAACTAA
- a CDS encoding acyl-CoA dehydrogenase family protein, translating to MSFELTEDQMAIRESVQKLCARFDKQYWLERDTKGGFPEEFFRAMASEGWLSICIPQEYDGSGLGIADAAVMMRAVSESGGGMTAASSIHVNVFGLHPVVVFGTPEQKARMLPPIAQGSQKACFAVTEPNTGLNTTQLKTRAVRNGSHYVVNGQKVWISTAQVAQKVLLIARTTPLEDVKKPTHGLSLFYTDLDRSAVTIHEIEKMGRKAVDSNELFIQDWKIPADDLIGEEGRGFEYILHGMNPERILIAAEAVGLGMLALNTATEYAKERQVFNRQIGKNQGVQHPLAKCWMNLEAAWLMVLKAAQQYDAGKECGAAANSAKYLAAEAGFDACQTAIMTHGGFGYAKEYHVERYLREIMIPRIAPISPQLILSYISERVLGLPKSY from the coding sequence ATGAGTTTTGAACTTACCGAAGATCAAATGGCGATTCGAGAGTCTGTGCAGAAACTCTGTGCTCGCTTTGATAAACAGTATTGGCTGGAGCGTGATACCAAGGGAGGCTTTCCTGAAGAATTCTTCAGGGCCATGGCCTCAGAGGGATGGTTAAGTATTTGTATTCCTCAGGAGTATGACGGCTCTGGTTTGGGCATTGCGGATGCCGCTGTCATGATGCGTGCGGTATCGGAATCAGGCGGAGGCATGACTGCAGCCTCGTCGATACACGTGAATGTATTTGGGTTGCATCCAGTGGTGGTGTTTGGTACGCCAGAACAAAAAGCACGGATGCTTCCGCCTATTGCGCAGGGTAGCCAGAAGGCGTGTTTTGCAGTGACAGAGCCGAATACCGGGCTCAACACCACTCAACTCAAAACCAGGGCTGTGCGTAATGGGAGCCATTATGTTGTGAACGGGCAGAAGGTGTGGATCTCGACCGCGCAGGTGGCTCAGAAGGTGCTACTGATTGCACGCACTACTCCACTAGAGGACGTAAAAAAACCAACGCATGGGCTTAGTCTGTTCTATACAGATCTGGACCGTTCTGCGGTAACGATCCATGAAATTGAGAAAATGGGACGCAAGGCAGTTGATTCCAATGAGCTGTTCATTCAGGACTGGAAGATTCCTGCAGACGATCTGATTGGTGAAGAGGGACGAGGTTTCGAATACATTCTGCATGGCATGAATCCAGAGCGAATACTGATCGCCGCTGAAGCTGTGGGCCTGGGTATGCTGGCGCTCAACACCGCAACCGAGTACGCGAAAGAACGGCAGGTATTCAATCGTCAGATCGGCAAGAATCAGGGAGTGCAGCATCCCTTGGCCAAGTGCTGGATGAATCTTGAGGCGGCCTGGTTAATGGTACTGAAAGCCGCCCAGCAATACGACGCCGGAAAAGAATGTGGTGCAGCGGCAAACTCTGCAAAGTATCTTGCCGCAGAAGCGGGCTTCGATGCATGCCAGACAGCGATCATGACGCACGGCGGGTTTGGGTATGCCAAGGAGTATCACGTAGAGAGATATCTGCGCGAGATCATGATCCCGCGAATTGCACCTATCAGCCCCCAACTCATTCTCTCGTATATTTCGGAGCGGGTCCTGGGATTGCCAAAATCTTATTGA
- a CDS encoding acetyl-CoA acetyltransferase has translation MTEGFVRGGTAIVGAATYGIGEAPGLTSMDLAATASLLALDDAGLTLQDVDGLFICLPDDMLSGLSFAEYLGIHPKLIGNNRTGGSAFLTHATSAALAIDAGLCNVAVIAYGANTRTGVGKLVPPPGSSVYETPYGVTLAASYALATVRHMHEYGTTRRQLAEVAVAARQWAMLNPEAYMREPLSVEDVMVARQVASPLTVRDCCLVCDGAAAVVITRADRARALKRRPAYLLGAGEATTHRYIAQMAELTQTAAVESGARAFRQSGYGPKDMDVLQLYDAFTINPILFLEDLGYCAKGEGGSFVEGGRIAPGGELPVNTNGGGLSCVHPGMYGLFTMVEAARQIEGVCNERQVSDVNLALAHGNGGVLSSQATVILGSPDAV, from the coding sequence ATGACTGAGGGTTTCGTTAGAGGAGGAACGGCGATTGTTGGGGCGGCTACCTACGGAATAGGAGAGGCGCCAGGCTTAACATCCATGGACCTGGCTGCGACCGCCAGCTTGCTCGCACTTGATGATGCGGGGCTGACACTGCAGGATGTTGACGGACTGTTTATTTGCTTGCCTGATGATATGCTGTCAGGTTTAAGCTTTGCGGAGTATCTGGGCATTCATCCCAAGCTGATCGGAAACAATCGTACTGGCGGCTCCGCCTTTCTTACACACGCCACCTCTGCAGCCCTGGCCATTGATGCCGGCTTATGTAATGTTGCCGTGATTGCTTATGGAGCGAATACGCGTACTGGGGTTGGAAAACTGGTTCCACCACCAGGGTCGTCGGTTTATGAAACGCCTTATGGCGTAACTCTTGCGGCGTCTTATGCACTGGCTACGGTACGTCACATGCATGAATATGGAACAACACGTAGACAGTTGGCCGAAGTGGCGGTTGCCGCAAGGCAGTGGGCCATGCTCAATCCTGAAGCCTATATGCGCGAGCCATTGTCAGTCGAGGACGTGATGGTGGCACGTCAGGTAGCCTCGCCATTGACCGTGCGCGATTGCTGTCTAGTGTGTGACGGTGCGGCAGCGGTGGTGATCACCAGGGCAGATCGCGCTCGCGCCCTTAAGCGTCGTCCTGCCTACTTGCTGGGTGCGGGCGAAGCGACCACGCACCGGTATATTGCACAAATGGCAGAACTGACCCAAACCGCTGCTGTGGAGTCAGGAGCTCGCGCATTCCGCCAATCCGGCTATGGGCCGAAAGATATGGATGTGCTTCAACTGTACGATGCTTTCACCATCAACCCCATTCTATTTCTCGAAGATCTTGGTTATTGTGCCAAAGGCGAAGGTGGTAGTTTTGTTGAGGGGGGGCGGATAGCGCCTGGCGGGGAGTTGCCGGTCAATACTAATGGCGGGGGGCTGTCGTGTGTGCATCCCGGCATGTACGGCTTGTTCACCATGGTAGAGGCGGCAAGACAAATTGAAGGTGTCTGTAACGAGCGCCAAGTCTCTGATGTGAACCTGGCGCTGGCGCACGGGAATGGAGGAGTCTTGAGCAGTCAGGCAACGGTGATCCTAGGGTCGCCCGATGCGGTGTAA
- a CDS encoding CaiB/BaiF CoA-transferase family protein, with product MTQDAISSQQPSGPLEGLRILDLTTVLMGPYATQLLGDMGADVIKVEPPSGDIVRQIGAGRHPEMGGLFISTNRSKRSIVLDLKTPEGREDALLIASTCDVVIYNVRPQAMVRLGLSYEDIAAVRPDIIYVGVYGYGENGPYAGKPAYDDLMQGASGLASLFSQGPEDPPRYVPLAIADRVVGVHAVSNVLAALYYRNSTGLGQRVDVPMFETMVSMVYGDHLAGLNFVPPLDDGGYERLLAEHRRPYQTKDGYICAMVYNDKQWASFYRALGRDVTSDPRLHNHAERTRHIRAIYQDLANLFLERTTQEWLSLLTEADIPVTQLNTFETIFDDPHLQAIDFFEQVEHPTEGMIRSMKVPATWSVSQPGPRRLAPRLNENSEDILAEARELAAARQRPLDLFAPHNMEMQ from the coding sequence ATGACGCAGGACGCTATCAGCTCACAACAACCGTCAGGCCCGCTGGAGGGTTTGCGCATTCTTGATTTGACGACCGTTCTTATGGGGCCTTACGCAACCCAGTTATTGGGTGATATGGGAGCTGATGTCATCAAGGTAGAGCCTCCTTCTGGTGATATTGTTCGCCAGATAGGCGCTGGCAGGCATCCCGAGATGGGTGGTTTATTTATCAGTACCAATCGAAGCAAACGTAGCATTGTCCTTGACTTGAAGACGCCTGAAGGGCGCGAGGATGCTCTGCTGATTGCCTCAACCTGCGATGTGGTTATTTATAACGTGCGTCCGCAGGCCATGGTACGCCTGGGGTTGTCATATGAGGACATTGCCGCAGTACGTCCCGACATTATCTATGTTGGGGTGTATGGATATGGCGAGAACGGCCCCTATGCCGGCAAGCCTGCCTACGATGATCTAATGCAGGGTGCATCTGGTTTGGCTTCACTGTTCAGCCAGGGTCCCGAAGACCCTCCTCGCTATGTACCGCTTGCCATTGCAGACCGGGTTGTTGGTGTGCACGCGGTCAGCAATGTTCTGGCGGCGCTCTATTATCGTAATAGCACAGGGCTGGGGCAGCGGGTAGATGTGCCGATGTTTGAAACGATGGTCAGTATGGTATATGGCGACCACTTGGCCGGTCTGAACTTTGTACCTCCTCTGGATGACGGCGGCTATGAGCGTCTTCTGGCCGAGCACCGCCGACCCTACCAAACCAAAGATGGTTATATCTGTGCGATGGTATACAACGATAAGCAGTGGGCATCCTTCTACAGAGCGTTGGGACGTGATGTAACGTCTGACCCACGGCTGCACAATCACGCGGAGCGCACCCGCCACATTCGGGCGATTTATCAAGATCTGGCAAATTTGTTCCTTGAGCGTACCACCCAAGAATGGCTGTCCCTGTTGACAGAGGCAGATATCCCGGTCACGCAACTCAATACCTTTGAAACAATTTTTGACGACCCGCATCTGCAGGCGATCGACTTTTTCGAACAAGTGGAACACCCAACGGAGGGGATGATCCGTTCCATGAAAGTGCCTGCCACTTGGAGTGTTAGTCAGCCCGGCCCACGCAGGCTCGCTCCACGGCTGAACGAAAACAGTGAAGACATTCTGGCTGAAGCGCGTGAGCTTGCAGCGGCACGGCAAAGACCTCTTGATTTATTTGCTCCGCACAATATGGAAATGCAATGA
- a CDS encoding class I adenylate-forming enzyme family protein, whose protein sequence is MEELIVCERLGDLPELAADRWKGRPALVLGDQTWTYKAFSEEVNKVAASLQAMGISKGDRVGIWMTNCPEIEFLIFAVARVGATVVPFNTRYRASDLAYVIKASGCVALFSMRQSGPVHFDGLLAQALGAVTVGCDKRIHAEGAPALRHIISIAGSDIDGAMDWNDFCASSDGVVDLPDIASEDPVLLVYTSGTTGHPKGVLLNHSGVRVCHDRCVIMELTGKDVQLTYLPLFHTYAICYSMIMAFQCGGYQVLMEAFDADKALDLIEAYGVTVVHGFDAHFNDFLLAMRRKPRNISSLRFGTMTVGSDASIPLAREVQQKLCPTLSGYGMTEQWGAVTITPQNASGEQRCAASGVPQPGVEIRIVDPVNGQMVPAGTLGEIQIRSYSCMIGYDAQPDATAAVIDKKGWFRTGDAGIMRDDGHVRFLARYKDILKVGGENVSPAEIEGFISTMLGVDSVAVVGGAHLRLQEAPVAFIVRSEVGPRSEEEVIGFCRGKLASFKIPVRVIFVDQLPVTPTGKVQKELLRQRLVAEHAA, encoded by the coding sequence GTGGAAGAATTGATTGTTTGTGAACGGCTTGGAGATCTCCCCGAGCTGGCTGCGGATAGATGGAAGGGCCGTCCCGCTTTGGTACTGGGAGATCAAACTTGGACTTACAAGGCCTTCAGCGAAGAAGTCAACAAGGTGGCTGCGTCTCTGCAGGCTATGGGAATAAGCAAGGGCGACCGTGTTGGTATCTGGATGACTAATTGTCCAGAAATTGAGTTTTTGATCTTTGCCGTGGCGCGGGTTGGAGCGACAGTTGTTCCGTTCAACACCAGGTACCGTGCAAGTGACCTGGCCTATGTCATTAAAGCATCGGGTTGTGTTGCTCTTTTTTCGATGCGACAAAGCGGGCCAGTTCATTTCGATGGTCTTCTTGCTCAAGCGCTAGGCGCTGTGACGGTTGGATGCGATAAGCGTATTCACGCTGAAGGTGCCCCGGCACTGCGACATATCATTTCAATCGCGGGGTCAGATATTGACGGCGCAATGGACTGGAATGATTTCTGCGCCAGTAGCGACGGTGTCGTCGATTTGCCAGACATTGCATCTGAAGATCCGGTGTTGCTGGTCTATACGTCTGGTACGACAGGCCATCCGAAGGGTGTGTTGCTGAACCACAGTGGCGTACGCGTTTGTCATGATCGTTGCGTCATCATGGAGTTGACTGGTAAAGACGTTCAACTGACCTATCTGCCGCTCTTTCACACCTATGCCATCTGCTACTCGATGATCATGGCGTTTCAGTGCGGCGGCTACCAGGTGCTGATGGAAGCGTTTGATGCTGATAAGGCATTGGATCTCATTGAAGCGTATGGCGTGACGGTGGTTCACGGATTTGATGCGCATTTCAATGATTTTCTGCTTGCTATGCGGCGTAAGCCTCGCAATATCAGCAGCCTAAGGTTTGGGACTATGACCGTAGGGTCGGATGCGAGCATTCCCCTGGCGCGCGAGGTCCAGCAAAAGCTTTGCCCAACCTTGTCAGGCTACGGCATGACGGAGCAGTGGGGAGCGGTAACGATTACCCCCCAGAATGCCAGTGGGGAGCAACGCTGCGCGGCAAGTGGTGTGCCGCAGCCTGGGGTCGAGATTCGTATTGTCGATCCGGTTAACGGCCAGATGGTTCCCGCCGGTACGCTGGGTGAGATCCAGATTCGAAGCTATAGCTGCATGATTGGATACGATGCGCAGCCGGATGCGACTGCTGCCGTCATTGATAAGAAAGGTTGGTTTCGTACGGGAGATGCCGGCATTATGCGCGACGACGGCCATGTTCGTTTCTTGGCTCGCTACAAAGACATTCTGAAGGTTGGTGGCGAGAATGTATCGCCAGCTGAAATAGAGGGCTTCATCTCTACCATGCTGGGCGTTGATTCTGTGGCGGTAGTTGGTGGGGCGCATTTACGGCTTCAGGAGGCCCCTGTGGCTTTCATCGTCCGTTCGGAAGTTGGTCCTAGAAGCGAAGAGGAGGTTATCGGGTTTTGTCGCGGCAAGCTGGCCAGTTTCAAAATTCCCGTTCGAGTCATATTTGTAGATCAGCTGCCCGTGACGCCTACTGGAAAAGTACAGAAAGAATTGTTGCGACAAAGATTGGTGGCTGAACATGCTGCTTGA
- a CDS encoding cytochrome P450 yields the protein MNTTTRSVDDYSFMDPDVQDNPFEFYELLQQERPVYQMPETGFFVVTRYEDVRKVVADFKTFSNDLVREKEFQKEKYAIHSGVLAERGWPLMQTLQRTDPPVHGRYRRLLDKVFTPKQVQQLKPRIDDIVNHLIDDFIDKGECEFVHDFALMLPGLLIAEQIGLDDDVLTFKKWVDAMFATGMNILSEDEIRKAAEIELEAQLYFAKIFEDRRKNPRDDIVSNLVHASVGEDEAPLSTQELQSLMRHIVGAGFESTASALASGMLRLINHPDQLKKLKSDRSLMPGFVEEVLRIDSPVQGHFRKAMKDVTIGDVHIPAGSIVIPRYGAANHDPEQFQCPHAFDIERKNANRHLAFGMGTHFCLGANLARQEISSAFSTILDRMDEIKLARPLVRPIHQVNFILYLLNELPITFVKRNTQPNQG from the coding sequence GTGAATACAACAACGCGATCAGTGGACGACTATAGTTTCATGGATCCCGACGTGCAGGACAACCCGTTTGAGTTCTACGAACTTCTACAGCAAGAGCGTCCCGTATATCAGATGCCTGAGACCGGTTTTTTCGTAGTAACGCGCTATGAAGACGTGCGCAAAGTCGTGGCGGATTTCAAGACCTTTTCAAATGATCTGGTCCGGGAAAAGGAATTCCAGAAAGAAAAGTATGCAATCCACTCTGGGGTGCTGGCTGAACGGGGCTGGCCTTTGATGCAAACCCTGCAGCGCACTGATCCCCCCGTGCATGGAAGATACCGGCGCTTGCTGGACAAGGTGTTTACGCCCAAGCAAGTGCAGCAGCTCAAGCCTCGCATCGACGACATCGTCAATCATCTGATCGACGATTTTATCGACAAGGGCGAGTGTGAGTTTGTCCATGATTTTGCGTTAATGCTGCCGGGCTTATTGATTGCCGAGCAGATCGGGCTAGATGACGATGTTCTGACGTTCAAGAAATGGGTGGACGCCATGTTCGCCACGGGGATGAACATTCTTTCCGAAGATGAAATTCGAAAAGCAGCCGAAATCGAACTTGAGGCACAACTCTATTTCGCAAAAATATTTGAAGATCGTCGCAAAAACCCGCGTGATGACATTGTTTCAAACCTGGTGCATGCGTCGGTGGGTGAGGATGAGGCCCCATTGTCTACGCAGGAGCTGCAAAGCTTGATGCGTCATATTGTCGGTGCAGGATTCGAAAGTACTGCCAGTGCATTGGCCAGCGGAATGCTGCGCTTGATCAACCATCCTGATCAATTGAAAAAACTCAAGTCGGACCGCAGCTTGATGCCAGGTTTTGTTGAAGAGGTGTTGCGCATTGACAGCCCGGTACAAGGTCATTTCCGCAAGGCAATGAAGGACGTCACCATCGGGGATGTACACATACCTGCCGGCTCCATTGTCATTCCTCGCTACGGCGCGGCAAACCATGATCCAGAGCAGTTTCAGTGCCCGCATGCCTTTGATATTGAGCGCAAGAATGCGAATCGACATCTCGCTTTTGGGATGGGCACACATTTCTGCCTCGGGGCAAATTTGGCTCGCCAAGAGATCAGCAGCGCATTTTCAACCATTCTTGACAGGATGGATGAAATCAAGCTGGCCAGGCCTCTTGTGCGGCCTATTCACCAGGTCAACTTTATTTTGTACTTGTTGAACGAATTGCCGATTACCTTCGTTAAGCGGAATACACAACCGAATCAAGGCTAG
- a CDS encoding Zn-ribbon domain-containing OB-fold protein has translation MAASIMPDTQFQEFLATGRFMMQRSHSSGRFVFPPRIAEPGTGARDLEWVEPSGRGTLYSITFIVKRDPADNYNVALIDLQEGPRVLARLQGVTQETAKIGMAVHAKVEVNDGTGLLVFVVKGVETTGRAKHD, from the coding sequence ATGGCTGCCTCCATCATGCCAGACACGCAGTTCCAGGAATTTCTAGCAACCGGCCGATTCATGATGCAGCGCAGCCATTCAAGTGGACGCTTCGTGTTTCCACCTCGTATTGCAGAGCCTGGGACTGGCGCCCGTGATCTGGAATGGGTTGAACCCAGTGGCCGTGGAACGCTTTACTCTATTACTTTTATTGTCAAGCGTGACCCTGCAGACAATTACAACGTTGCGCTGATTGATCTTCAAGAAGGACCGCGTGTCCTTGCCAGATTGCAAGGGGTCACTCAAGAGACCGCTAAAATTGGTATGGCGGTGCATGCCAAGGTTGAAGTGAACGATGGGACCGGCTTGCTGGTGTTTGTTGTGAAAGGCGTCGAAACCACAGGAAGAGCAAAACATGACTGA
- a CDS encoding flavin reductase, which translates to MALLQQEFVAAMRRFPGAANLITTGTGDSRRGLTATACMSLTAEPPQIGVAVSRSASAYESLVENGCFCVNSLACEQHDLAARFAGPIKGAERFEAGEWTTLATGAPALDGAVVNLDCEISDRLELSTHTLFVGRVVAARYNRTLRSLLYVDGDWASLLPSTGGAVDGLMEGIDTVSGAIDQAMQSSPDSLENLTSFVKDWTQIYTDRYPIAQKYMSVDLYASPENLQAVNRARREFDDKLTGLIQRGIEDGRLEVDDARLTAFAISGLVGWIHRWFRPDGRLTPAEIGDHLAVLVQKMVAKSNIPTDVAPSEEEVRL; encoded by the coding sequence ATGGCTTTACTACAGCAGGAGTTTGTTGCCGCTATGCGTCGTTTTCCAGGCGCTGCCAACTTGATTACCACCGGGACGGGTGATAGCCGTAGAGGCTTGACGGCCACGGCGTGCATGTCGTTGACCGCCGAGCCTCCTCAAATTGGTGTGGCGGTCAGTCGCAGTGCCAGTGCTTATGAGAGCCTTGTAGAGAATGGCTGCTTCTGCGTTAACTCCTTGGCATGCGAGCAGCATGATTTGGCGGCTCGATTTGCCGGGCCCATCAAAGGTGCGGAGCGTTTCGAGGCGGGCGAATGGACAACGCTGGCTACAGGTGCGCCGGCTCTGGATGGGGCAGTTGTAAATCTGGATTGTGAAATATCCGATAGGCTCGAACTCAGTACACATACCCTTTTTGTTGGCCGCGTCGTGGCTGCGCGTTATAACCGGACGCTGCGATCGCTGCTGTATGTGGATGGAGACTGGGCAAGTTTGTTGCCCTCAACGGGTGGTGCTGTAGATGGTTTGATGGAAGGTATTGACACGGTCAGTGGCGCCATTGATCAGGCAATGCAAAGTTCACCAGACTCGCTTGAAAATCTTACTAGCTTCGTCAAGGACTGGACGCAAATCTATACGGACCGCTATCCGATTGCACAGAAGTACATGAGTGTTGATTTGTACGCGTCGCCTGAAAATCTTCAAGCAGTGAACCGAGCACGTCGTGAATTCGACGACAAGCTGACAGGCCTGATTCAGCGCGGTATTGAAGATGGACGGCTAGAGGTGGATGATGCCCGTCTAACTGCTTTTGCCATCTCTGGGCTTGTGGGGTGGATACATCGATGGTTCCGTCCTGACGGGCGCTTGACTCCGGCTGAAATTGGCGACCATCTGGCCGTGCTTGTGCAGAAAATGGTGGCTAAAAGCAATATCCCCACAGATGTAGCGCCGAGCGAGGAGGAGGTTCGGTTATGA